From Myxosarcina sp. GI1, the proteins below share one genomic window:
- a CDS encoding HetP family heterocyst commitment protein, with the protein MNQNFNYSNSNLDKVMTTEQFDRVVEAIISGKYSWACLLILRFAGYNPLHYIPYRTYNRIMKDNQDNKSQQKSISPKTKAKSAHKLQDLTYFEEVDRQSVEVIGGARVNLLDYFWQ; encoded by the coding sequence ATGAATCAAAACTTTAATTATTCTAATTCCAACCTCGACAAAGTCATGACAACCGAACAATTCGATCGCGTGGTAGAAGCAATTATTTCAGGAAAATATTCCTGGGCATGCCTATTAATTCTGCGCTTTGCAGGATACAATCCGCTTCACTATATTCCCTATCGAACTTACAACCGCATCATGAAAGATAATCAGGATAATAAATCTCAGCAAAAATCTATCTCACCCAAAACTAAAGCTAAATCTGCTCATAAGCTTCAAGATCTTACCTACTTTGAAGAAGTAGACCGTCAATCAGTTGAAGTTATAGGTGGAGCTAGAGTTAATCTATTAGATTACTTTTGGCAATAA
- a CDS encoding HlyD family efflux transporter periplasmic adaptor subunit, with protein sequence MKLPSKSVSFSRVDSEQTNLNNSLNSNSISVSEPAVEKPAIKENSSSELSLVRRNTLTSDNDRGENDRGEIVQWSPSMQSLLDEPPSNLPQRLIWGGLAFCLIAFIWAWFGQVEEIGKARGKLVPNGETYKVEPVELGKVNQVMVSEGDRVKAGQVLVELNSELATKEAERLQQMLASYQTELNQKQALLEKVRSEAQTDKKIAAAEAQSYQSSMSLAREKVAIARQLLDRRQTELVAYKTKQTQLKPISGLMQERLKQLEAEAIAHKKRLERLRPLEQQGAVSQDFIFQAEQGKRQVEQQLTQSKLQEETSTKEQLFQAEQSLRELQAGIVQNQGDLASAIKEVERLQAEMIQKQGEWEKNQLEAKQKIAQFEVDITQMKATIAETKNQLASIKTKLGQNYLKAPINGTILSLDVKNTGKVVQAGETVAEIAPYGEPLVLSAVLPNKDAGFVEVGMPAQVKFDAYSYQDFGVIPGRVVSISADSKLTEQQDEVYQVKIALQRNYIKDRDRAIKFKPGQTAEADIVIRRRRLIDVFLEPIKRMEKDGIDL encoded by the coding sequence ATGAAGTTACCCTCAAAATCAGTTAGTTTTAGCAGAGTTGATTCGGAGCAGACAAATCTCAACAACTCTTTAAATTCAAACTCGATTTCAGTCTCCGAACCCGCAGTTGAAAAACCAGCTATTAAAGAAAACTCATCTAGCGAGTTGAGTCTGGTTCGTAGGAATACTTTAACCTCAGACAATGACAGAGGAGAAAACGACAGAGGAGAAATAGTTCAATGGTCTCCTTCTATGCAATCGTTATTAGACGAACCTCCATCTAATTTGCCTCAAAGGCTGATTTGGGGAGGGTTAGCCTTTTGCCTGATTGCTTTTATTTGGGCGTGGTTCGGTCAAGTAGAAGAAATCGGCAAAGCAAGAGGTAAGTTAGTACCCAATGGAGAAACTTACAAAGTCGAGCCAGTCGAACTGGGAAAAGTAAACCAGGTGATGGTAAGTGAGGGGGATCGTGTCAAAGCAGGGCAGGTTTTAGTAGAGTTGAATAGCGAACTAGCAACAAAAGAAGCCGAACGTTTACAACAAATGCTTGCTTCTTATCAAACGGAATTAAACCAGAAACAAGCCTTGTTAGAAAAAGTTCGCTCTGAAGCTCAAACCGATAAAAAAATTGCTGCTGCTGAAGCACAAAGCTACCAATCTTCCATGTCTCTAGCCAGAGAAAAAGTAGCAATTGCCCGTCAACTTTTAGATCGGCGGCAGACAGAACTGGTAGCTTATAAAACCAAACAAACCCAATTGAAACCAATTTCAGGCTTAATGCAAGAGCGTCTCAAGCAGCTTGAAGCAGAAGCCATAGCGCATAAAAAACGCTTGGAAAGACTCAGACCACTAGAACAACAGGGAGCAGTTTCTCAAGATTTTATTTTTCAAGCCGAACAGGGTAAGCGACAAGTAGAACAGCAGCTTACTCAAAGTAAATTACAGGAAGAAACTAGTACTAAAGAACAGCTGTTTCAAGCCGAACAGTCACTGCGGGAACTGCAAGCAGGGATCGTGCAAAATCAGGGAGATCTTGCTTCGGCTATTAAAGAAGTAGAAAGACTTCAGGCAGAGATGATTCAAAAACAAGGAGAGTGGGAAAAAAATCAGCTTGAAGCCAAACAAAAAATTGCGCAATTTGAAGTTGATATTACTCAAATGAAAGCTACAATTGCCGAAACCAAGAATCAGCTAGCCAGTATTAAAACCAAGTTAGGTCAAAACTACCTAAAAGCTCCGATTAACGGCACTATTTTATCCCTCGATGTCAAAAATACGGGCAAAGTCGTTCAAGCAGGAGAAACTGTTGCCGAAATTGCGCCCTATGGTGAGCCATTAGTTCTTTCTGCCGTGTTGCCTAACAAAGATGCTGGTTTTGTAGAAGTAGGAATGCCAGCACAGGTTAAGTTCGATGCTTATTCCTATCAAGATTTTGGCGTAATTCCTGGCAGGGTAGTTTCAATTTCTGCCGATAGTAAATTGACCGAACAACAAGATGAAGTCTACCAGGTAAAAATTGCCCTTCAGCGTAATTACATTAAAGACCGCGATCGCGCAATTAAATTTAAACCAGGACAAACAGCAGAGGCTGATATTGTCATTCGCCGTCGTCGTTTGATAGACGTTTTCTTAGAGCCGATTAAGCGAATGGAGAAAGACGGTATCGACCTGTAA
- a CDS encoding alpha-D-ribose 1-methylphosphonate 5-triphosphate diphosphatase, whose amino-acid sequence MQEQIYTNYRLLLPTEEVLGTIAVKDGIIADIQPRIVSQGQDGAGNYLLPGLIELHTDNLEKCISPRPGVRWNLDAAAVNHDRDLISSGITTVCDAIAIGDVTPKQDLLRLHHYAPIIDTVSEGQTAGRFNANHLLHLRCELGYEHLYKTIEPLANHPLLALISLMDHTPGQRQFVNVDKYKQYYVGKHGVPIEKMEDFVSMRLENQRQYAKENRQALVTLTQAKKISLASHDDATLEHVRQAIAEGVVLAEFPTTIDAAKEAHSNGLQVLMGAPNIVLGGSHSGNVSAMELVELDIVDIISSDYVPRSLLQSIFIICQQTNKPLYEAIALVTLNAAKAINLDNEIGSLEVGKKADFITVHDDGIVPRILEVYKQGKRVA is encoded by the coding sequence ATGCAGGAACAGATATACACTAACTACCGCTTACTCTTACCAACAGAAGAAGTTTTGGGCACGATCGCAGTCAAAGACGGTATTATTGCCGATATTCAGCCACGAATAGTATCTCAGGGACAAGACGGCGCGGGTAATTATCTGTTACCAGGGTTAATCGAATTGCATACGGATAACTTAGAAAAGTGTATTTCTCCTCGTCCTGGGGTAAGGTGGAATTTAGATGCAGCAGCAGTAAATCACGACAGAGATTTGATTAGTTCTGGAATTACCACAGTCTGTGATGCGATCGCTATAGGCGATGTTACCCCCAAACAAGACTTGTTACGCCTCCATCATTATGCACCGATAATAGATACTGTCTCCGAAGGACAAACCGCAGGAAGATTTAATGCAAATCACCTTTTGCATTTACGTTGCGAACTTGGTTACGAACACCTATACAAAACGATCGAACCACTAGCAAATCATCCACTATTAGCACTGATATCTTTGATGGATCATACCCCTGGTCAGCGTCAGTTTGTTAATGTTGATAAATACAAGCAATATTATGTAGGCAAGCATGGCGTACCAATAGAAAAGATGGAAGATTTTGTTTCTATGCGCCTTGAAAATCAACGACAGTATGCTAAAGAAAACCGACAGGCTTTAGTAACTCTGACTCAAGCTAAAAAAATATCTCTAGCCAGTCATGATGATGCTACCTTAGAACACGTCCGACAGGCGATCGCTGAAGGAGTAGTGTTGGCGGAATTTCCTACTACTATCGATGCAGCTAAAGAAGCACATAGTAATGGTTTACAGGTTCTAATGGGTGCGCCAAATATAGTTTTGGGTGGTTCTCATTCAGGTAACGTATCGGCGATGGAATTAGTCGAACTAGATATTGTAGATATTATTTCTTCTGACTATGTACCTAGAAGCTTATTACAGTCGATATTTATTATCTGCCAGCAAACTAATAAGCCACTGTATGAAGCGATCGCGTTAGTTACTCTCAATGCAGCTAAAGCAATTAATTTAGATAATGAAATTGGTAGTTTGGAAGTAGGTAAAAAAGCCGACTTTATTACCGTACATGATGATGGCATCGTTCCCAGAATTTTAGAAGTATACAAACAAGGAAAACGAGTTGCCTAA
- a CDS encoding S9 family peptidase: MNRVKTKLPPIIPRKTLFGNPKRASPQLSKDGRYIAYLAPDKRDILQVWLRTLGKTDDRILTDDKKRGIRAYFWTYNPEQLIYLQDADGDENFHLYLVNVNTNEVKDLTPFPEVKAQVIDLDDRFPDEILIGLNKENPQKFDVYRLNLQTGEMELEADNPGNIVAWTANAEMQILAATAATADGGSELLYRETTDKPWETLRHWDADEEGGALDFSLDGKTLYIIGNHNANTQRLIGLDLASKEEKIIAQDEQYDVGGIVTHPTKRNIQAVSFYKDKLQWQVLDDEVATDFEAIAKIRSGQYFITSRDLNDKQWIVGFLTDDGPVYYYLYSRETKSYNLLFSNQPELEDLPLASMQPVSYQARDGLTIHGYLTVPQGLEAPYATVMLVHGGPWARDTWGYSPQVQWLANRGYAVLQPNFRGSTGYGKDFVNAGNRQWAAAMHDDLIDGVNWLIKEKIANPDKIAIMGGSYGGYATLVGLTFTPDVFACGVDIVGPSNLITLMQSIPPYWKPLMAMFQHRVGNLETEEEFLKSRSPLFYVDKINKPLLIGQGANDPRVKQAESEQIVEVMRKANKPVTYALYTDEGHGFARPENRLHFFGVAEEFLAKYLGGQFEPIDAIAGHSGVVS, translated from the coding sequence ATGAATCGAGTCAAAACTAAACTACCGCCAATTATTCCCCGTAAAACTCTATTTGGTAATCCCAAACGCGCTAGCCCACAACTATCTAAAGATGGACGATACATAGCATATCTTGCCCCTGACAAACGAGATATTTTGCAGGTGTGGCTGCGAACTTTGGGTAAAACCGACGATCGCATCTTAACCGACGATAAAAAACGCGGCATTAGAGCTTATTTTTGGACATATAATCCAGAACAGCTAATTTATCTTCAAGACGCTGACGGCGACGAAAATTTTCATCTTTATTTAGTTAATGTCAATACCAACGAAGTAAAAGATTTAACTCCTTTTCCAGAAGTAAAAGCTCAGGTCATCGACCTCGATGATCGATTTCCCGATGAGATATTGATAGGTTTGAACAAAGAAAATCCGCAAAAATTTGACGTTTACCGCCTCAATTTACAAACTGGCGAGATGGAGTTAGAAGCCGATAACCCTGGTAACATTGTTGCCTGGACTGCCAATGCTGAGATGCAAATTCTTGCTGCTACTGCGGCAACTGCCGATGGCGGTTCGGAATTACTCTATCGCGAAACAACCGATAAACCTTGGGAAACCTTACGTCATTGGGATGCCGACGAAGAAGGAGGAGCCTTGGATTTTTCCCTCGATGGTAAAACTTTATATATCATCGGCAATCATAATGCCAATACCCAACGGTTGATTGGTTTGGATTTAGCGAGCAAAGAAGAAAAGATTATTGCCCAGGACGAACAATATGATGTTGGGGGAATAGTAACTCATCCTACCAAACGAAATATTCAAGCAGTTTCTTTTTATAAAGATAAATTGCAGTGGCAGGTATTAGACGATGAAGTTGCTACCGATTTTGAAGCGATCGCTAAAATTAGATCGGGACAATATTTTATCACCAGTCGCGATTTAAACGATAAACAGTGGATTGTTGGTTTTCTTACCGATGATGGACCTGTTTATTACTATCTCTATAGCCGCGAAACCAAGTCATACAACCTGCTATTTAGCAACCAACCAGAATTAGAAGACTTACCCCTCGCATCCATGCAGCCAGTTTCTTATCAGGCAAGAGATGGTTTGACTATTCACGGCTATTTAACCGTTCCTCAAGGATTGGAAGCTCCTTATGCTACCGTAATGTTAGTTCATGGCGGTCCCTGGGCAAGAGACACCTGGGGTTACAGCCCTCAAGTTCAATGGCTAGCCAATCGCGGTTATGCGGTCTTACAACCTAATTTTCGCGGTTCTACAGGCTATGGCAAAGATTTTGTTAATGCAGGAAACCGCCAATGGGCAGCAGCGATGCACGATGATTTAATCGACGGGGTCAACTGGTTAATAAAGGAAAAAATTGCCAATCCTGACAAAATTGCGATTATGGGTGGTTCTTACGGCGGCTACGCTACTTTAGTCGGTTTGACTTTTACCCCCGATGTTTTTGCCTGTGGAGTAGATATTGTCGGACCTTCTAATTTAATTACCTTGATGCAAAGCATTCCTCCTTACTGGAAACCTTTAATGGCGATGTTCCAACATCGAGTTGGCAATTTAGAGACAGAAGAAGAGTTTTTAAAATCGCGATCGCCTTTGTTTTATGTTGATAAAATTAATAAACCCCTACTAATCGGACAGGGTGCTAACGATCCCCGCGTCAAGCAAGCCGAAAGCGAACAAATTGTCGAGGTAATGCGTAAAGCAAATAAACCCGTTACCTATGCTTTGTATACCGATGAAGGTCATGGTTTTGCCCGTCCCGAAAATCGCCTGCATTTCTTTGGTGTTGCCGAAGAGTTTTTAGCCAAATATCTTGGTGGACAGTTTGAACCAATAGATGCAATCGCAGGTCATTCTGGTGTTGTCAGCTAA
- a CDS encoding ABC transporter transmembrane domain-containing protein, with protein MNNIKRNLQTFSHDCEDKILTLPWLLEPEHLTPEKIEAVNYLSKEVEILDFQLGDSLISYPEPSSNYVSDEQNSQYFFWVCTGKVRLLSFDAAKQREVSTHLLTEADTIGGDSLWCKFFLPYRAIAASEVRVARISLAKLKRFLNKLPELQSKCQSEAKERQKLIFLKTLTELRSISSHRLKSLSPYLTEKQIVAGKSIASNSEDAARCWLRSGQIEGSKLKIGSSWGYPGKTPQTWNAKTDLWIYQVTQQNWQAFAEIAPDLFASWKQDDNHNKSVSVKENATSIATTSQLRTYSSPVAYRANSPQPKAIPQEDRTPQIEYPQPQKHRPSLWRNYPFIEQQSSSDCGATCLAMISQYWGKRFGINFLRELIGTGRVGASLKSLAKAAESLGYHARPVRASLSRIIEQKNPWIAHWEGDHYIVVYRVKGDRILVADPAKGKYQLSRQDFLAFWTGYALVLDPTENLYEVPEEKRSLGRFLYLLWPYRSLGLTIILASILIQLFGLVSPLFTQIILDQVVVNRSQSTLNVFVIGLFLFGILGIGLSSIRSYLLSYLSNRLDLTMIGGFINHALNLPLKFFESRRVGDIITRVQENQKIQAFLIEKIMLSWLDFVTGFVYLGLMLYYNWRLTLLVLLLIPPIIILTLIATPLLRKISREQFNATADQNSSLVEMMSGISTVKAVAAERNLRWRWEDRLTKQLNVDFRGDKLAINLGLLNGLVNSIGGTLLLWYGASLVIQGELSIGQYVAFNMMKGYIISPVITLADLWDELQEVLISVERLNDVFETKSEEPPQSNKIILPKLQGHVKFDNVTFRYDLEEDSNTLQNISFEVRPGQTIAIVGRSGSGKSTLVKLLQGLYHPISGQVTVDGHDINHVSLQSLRSQLGVVPQDCFLFSGTILENITLYRSDYSLEQVVETAKLAEANAFIQALPLGYSTKVGEHGANLSGGQRQRIAIARAFLGEPPILILDEATSSLDTESERRFQENLSRLSRNRTTFIIAHRLSTVRNANFILVLDRGLIVEQGTHKELIAQQGLYYQLAKQQLDL; from the coding sequence GTGAATAATATAAAGAGGAACCTCCAAACTTTTTCCCACGATTGTGAAGATAAAATTTTGACTCTACCTTGGCTTCTAGAACCAGAACACCTGACACCTGAAAAAATTGAGGCAGTCAACTACTTAAGTAAAGAGGTAGAAATCCTTGATTTTCAACTGGGCGATTCGCTAATATCGTATCCAGAGCCGTCATCCAACTACGTTTCTGACGAACAAAACTCGCAATACTTTTTTTGGGTTTGTACGGGGAAAGTAAGATTACTGAGCTTTGATGCGGCAAAACAACGAGAAGTTTCTACACATCTACTTACAGAAGCAGACACCATAGGAGGGGACTCTCTCTGGTGTAAATTCTTCTTACCCTATAGAGCGATCGCAGCTAGTGAAGTTCGGGTTGCCAGGATTTCTCTAGCCAAACTCAAACGGTTTCTTAATAAGCTACCAGAACTTCAGTCCAAATGCCAGTCTGAAGCTAAAGAGCGTCAAAAACTTATTTTTCTTAAAACCCTAACGGAATTACGTTCCATATCCAGTCATCGTCTCAAAAGTCTATCACCATATTTAACAGAAAAACAAATTGTTGCTGGCAAATCTATAGCTAGCAATAGCGAAGATGCAGCCCGCTGCTGGCTGCGTAGCGGTCAAATTGAAGGCAGCAAGCTAAAAATAGGCAGTTCCTGGGGATATCCAGGTAAAACACCTCAGACTTGGAACGCAAAAACGGATTTGTGGATATATCAGGTAACTCAACAAAATTGGCAAGCTTTTGCCGAAATTGCTCCTGACTTGTTTGCTAGTTGGAAACAAGACGATAATCACAACAAATCTGTGTCTGTAAAAGAAAACGCGACTAGCATCGCCACTACATCTCAGTTAAGAACGTACAGTTCGCCAGTAGCATATAGAGCTAACTCTCCCCAACCCAAAGCAATTCCTCAAGAAGATCGCACCCCACAAATCGAATATCCCCAACCGCAGAAACATCGCCCTAGTTTGTGGCGCAATTATCCTTTTATCGAGCAGCAAAGCTCGTCTGACTGCGGCGCGACCTGCTTGGCAATGATTAGTCAGTACTGGGGCAAACGCTTTGGAATCAACTTTCTGCGCGAGTTAATTGGAACGGGGCGTGTCGGCGCTTCCCTCAAAAGTTTGGCTAAAGCCGCAGAAAGTTTGGGCTATCACGCTCGACCAGTAAGAGCTAGTTTGAGTCGGATAATCGAGCAAAAAAATCCCTGGATCGCTCACTGGGAAGGAGACCACTACATAGTTGTCTATAGGGTTAAAGGCGATCGCATTTTAGTTGCCGATCCCGCTAAAGGCAAATACCAGCTTTCACGTCAAGATTTTTTAGCTTTTTGGACGGGATATGCTCTGGTATTAGACCCTACAGAAAATTTGTATGAAGTACCAGAAGAAAAACGCTCTTTAGGCAGATTCCTTTATTTGTTGTGGCCCTATCGCTCTTTGGGACTGACAATTATTTTGGCATCGATTTTAATTCAACTTTTTGGTCTGGTTTCGCCTCTGTTTACCCAAATTATTCTCGACCAGGTTGTAGTTAACAGAAGTCAATCGACCCTAAACGTTTTTGTCATTGGACTGTTTTTGTTTGGCATACTTGGCATTGGCTTGTCTTCGATACGCAGTTACCTGCTAAGCTATTTGTCCAATCGCCTCGATCTCACCATGATTGGAGGCTTTATCAATCATGCTTTAAATTTACCACTCAAATTTTTTGAATCTCGTCGAGTTGGAGATATTATTACCAGAGTTCAGGAAAACCAAAAAATCCAAGCCTTTTTAATCGAAAAAATCATGTTGTCCTGGCTGGATTTTGTAACTGGCTTTGTCTATTTAGGGTTGATGCTCTATTACAATTGGCGATTAACTCTGCTGGTTTTGTTGTTGATCCCGCCAATTATAATTTTGACTTTAATTGCTACTCCTTTGCTGCGAAAAATCTCTCGCGAACAGTTTAATGCTACTGCCGATCAAAATTCTTCTTTAGTAGAAATGATGTCGGGAATATCGACAGTCAAAGCAGTAGCAGCAGAGCGCAACCTACGCTGGCGGTGGGAGGATCGTTTGACCAAGCAACTAAACGTAGACTTTAGAGGTGACAAACTAGCAATTAATCTCGGACTTCTCAACGGGCTGGTTAATTCTATTGGCGGAACTCTTCTACTGTGGTACGGTGCTAGTTTGGTAATTCAGGGCGAACTAAGTATAGGTCAATATGTGGCTTTTAATATGATGAAAGGCTATATAATCAGTCCAGTAATTACACTGGCAGATCTCTGGGACGAACTACAGGAAGTGTTAATCTCTGTAGAACGACTCAACGATGTCTTTGAAACTAAATCAGAAGAGCCGCCACAAAGTAACAAAATAATCTTACCCAAGCTACAGGGACATGTGAAGTTTGATAATGTCACTTTTCGCTATGACCTTGAAGAAGATAGCAACACCCTGCAAAATATTTCTTTTGAAGTAAGACCGGGACAAACTATTGCTATTGTCGGACGCAGCGGCTCGGGTAAAAGTACCTTAGTAAAATTACTTCAGGGCTTGTACCATCCTATAAGCGGTCAGGTTACGGTTGACGGACACGACATCAATCATGTTTCGCTGCAATCTTTGCGATCGCAATTAGGAGTCGTACCTCAAGATTGTTTTTTGTTTTCGGGAACTATTTTAGAAAATATCACCCTCTATCGGTCTGACTACAGCTTGGAGCAAGTTGTTGAAACTGCCAAACTAGCTGAAGCTAATGCCTTTATCCAGGCACTACCTTTAGGATATAGTACTAAAGTTGGCGAACACGGTGCCAATCTCTCTGGCGGACAAAGACAGCGTATTGCGATCGCTCGCGCCTTTTTAGGCGAACCGCCAATTTTGATTTTGGATGAGGCGACTAGTTCTTTAGATACGGAGTCAGAACGCCGCTTTCAAGAAAATCTCTCTCGTCTATCGCGAAACCGCACTACTTTTATTATTGCCCATCGTCTTTCTACAGTACGCAATGCCAATTTTATCTTAGTTTTAGATCGCGGCTTAATAGTCGAACAGGGAACACATAAAGAACTAATCGCCCAGCAAGGTCTTTACTATCAGCTAGCAAAACAGCAGCTAGATCTGTAA
- a CDS encoding GNAT family N-acetyltransferase, with translation MINLRIATIADLKLLQYWDKQPYIRASLGDDDWGWEIELDRTPNWREQLIAEIDGRPIGFIQIIDPAREDSHYWGKVEYNLRAIDIWIGKESDLGKGYGTKMMQLALARCFVNPLVTAVLVDPLASNTRVHRFYERLGFKFVKQRRFGNDDCFVYCLKREDWQGESATRF, from the coding sequence GTGATTAATCTACGTATTGCTACTATTGCCGATCTAAAATTATTGCAATATTGGGATAAGCAACCTTATATAAGAGCTTCACTTGGTGATGATGATTGGGGTTGGGAGATAGAACTCGATCGCACTCCCAATTGGAGAGAGCAATTAATTGCGGAAATAGATGGTCGTCCTATCGGATTTATCCAAATTATCGATCCAGCCAGAGAAGATAGCCACTATTGGGGTAAGGTTGAATATAATCTACGTGCGATCGATATCTGGATTGGAAAAGAGTCAGATTTGGGCAAAGGCTATGGAACAAAAATGATGCAGCTTGCACTTGCCCGATGTTTTGTAAACCCTTTGGTAACGGCTGTATTAGTCGATCCTTTAGCTAGTAATACTCGCGTTCATCGCTTTTACGAAAGACTTGGGTTTAAATTTGTCAAGCAGCGAAGATTTGGTAATGATGACTGCTTTGTTTACTGCTTGAAGCGTGAAGATTGGCAAGGCGAAAGCGCAACTAGATTTTAG
- a CDS encoding peptidylprolyl isomerase, which translates to MVQFHKIHIEPIAIEQHLKQELKLNQTCCEILQQEIVERVASQENIAVTPEEIQAEANQIRMSKRLEKASDTIAWLQDNLLDPDEWEVSINKRLLAKKVAHHLFDKQAVAYFAQNRLDYDQFNLYQLIVPYEKLAQELFYQIEEEEISFYQAAHLYDIDAKRRQVCGYEGKVHRWNFAPDIAAAIFKTPIPVGEIIGPIQSERGYHLFLIEEYIAAQLTPERRQEIIDELFKQWLNSELDYMLLSEKTI; encoded by the coding sequence ATGGTTCAATTTCACAAGATACACATCGAGCCAATAGCAATCGAACAACATCTCAAACAAGAACTAAAGCTAAACCAAACATGTTGCGAGATTTTGCAGCAAGAGATTGTCGAACGAGTTGCCAGCCAAGAAAATATTGCCGTTACCCCAGAAGAAATTCAGGCTGAGGCAAACCAAATTCGCATGTCAAAGCGTTTGGAAAAAGCATCTGACACCATTGCCTGGTTACAAGATAATCTACTCGATCCAGACGAATGGGAAGTAAGTATCAACAAACGTCTGCTCGCTAAAAAAGTAGCGCATCATTTATTTGATAAGCAAGCCGTAGCATATTTCGCTCAGAATCGCTTAGATTATGACCAATTTAATCTCTATCAATTAATAGTTCCTTACGAAAAACTCGCTCAAGAACTCTTTTATCAAATTGAAGAAGAAGAAATTAGCTTCTATCAGGCAGCGCATCTTTACGATATTGATGCAAAACGCAGGCAGGTTTGTGGCTATGAAGGTAAAGTTCATCGCTGGAATTTTGCACCAGATATAGCAGCAGCAATTTTTAAAACTCCCATTCCCGTGGGAGAAATTATCGGTCCCATTCAATCTGAGCGAGGATATCATTTGTTTCTAATAGAAGAATATATTGCCGCTCAATTAACCCCCGAACGAAGACAAGAAATTATCGACGAACTATTCAAACAGTGGCTAAATAGCGAACTAGATTATATGTTGCTTAGTGAAAAAACAATCTGA